The Tamandua tetradactyla isolate mTamTet1 chromosome 23, mTamTet1.pri, whole genome shotgun sequence genome includes a window with the following:
- the LOC143666983 gene encoding uncharacterized protein LOC143666983 isoform X2: protein MDVDMKVENCGNLVFWDSESVSGTKGALPKQEVYEEISSERELIMERLTEDDSWDTTLVGTWECKGTYERQEGNQKKDLRQVIIEDKKNFTEDCHEIGKSSNPSKQEVYPAKKPWMCNECGKSFSYYSAFIVHQRIHTGEKPYICNECGKAFSRSSSLIQHQRIHTGEKPYECNECGKAFSHRSALIQHQIIHTGEKPYECSECGKAFNQSTYFIQHHRIHTGEKPYKCKNCGKAFNDTSSLIKHRRVHTGEKPYRCKNCGKAFSDRSGLIQHHRTHTGEKTYECSECGKAFSFCSALIQHEGTHTGEKPYKCNECGKSFSDRSALVRHQRIHTGEKPYKCKECKKAFSQSSSLTKHLRTHTGEKPYKCNTCDKAFSQSSSLIQHQKTHTGEKPYKCKKCEKTFQIHSAFHQHKEIHDE, encoded by the exons ATGGACGTGGATATGAAGGTGGAGAATTGTGGGAACCTAGTGTTTTGGG aTTCTGAATCTGTATCTGGAACCAAAGGGGCTCTTCCAAAGCAGGAAGTTTATGAAGAAATATCCTCTGAAAGGGAGCTGATAATGGAGAGGCTTACAGAAGATGATTCCTGGGATACCACGTTGGTAGGAACCTGGGAATGCAAAGGCACATACGAAAGGCAGGAAGGAAATCAGAAGAAAGATTTAAGACAAGTTATTATTGAAGACAAGAAAAACTTCACGGAGGATTGTCATGAAATTGGGAAAAGTTCAAACCCAAGTAAACAGGAAGTTTACCCAGCGAAAAAGCCTTGGATGTGCAATGAATGTGGAAAGTCCTTCAGTTATTACTCAGCCTTTATTGTGCaccagagaattcatactggagagaagccctatatatgtaatgaatgtggaaaggCCTTTAGCCGGAGCTCATCACTTATtcaacatcagagaattcacactggagagaaaccctatgagtgtaatgaatgtgggaaagctttcagtcaccGTTCCGCCCTTATTCAACATCAAATAATTCATACTGGTGAAAAGCCTTATGAGTGCAGTGAATGTGGAAAGGCATTCAATCAAAGCACATACTTTATTCAACATCACAGAatacacactggagagaaaccctacaaatgCAAGAattgtgggaaagctttcaatgATACTTCATCCCTTATTAAACATCGGAGggttcatactggagaaaaaccctatagaTGTAAAAActgtgggaaagcttttagtgACCGGTCAGGCCTTATTCAGCATCATAGAACTCATACAGGGGAAAAAACGTATGAATGCAGTGAgtgtggaaaagctttcagtttctgttcagCACTTATTCAACATGAAGGAACCCATACTGGGGAGAAACCTtacaaatgtaatgaatgtgggaagtCTTTCAGTGATCGCTCAGCTCTTGTAagacatcagagaattcatactggagagaaaccttacaaATGTAAAGAATGCAAGAAAGCCTTCAGCCAGAGCTCATCCCTTACAAAGCATCTGcgaactcatactggagagaaaccatataagTGCAATACCTGTGACAAAGCCTTCAGTCAGAGTTCATCTCTTATTCAACACCAGAAAACTCATACAGGAGAAAAAccctacaaatgtaaaaaatgtgAGAAAACTTTCCAGATTCATTCAGCATTTCATCAACATAAAGAAATTCATGATGAATAG
- the LOC143666983 gene encoding uncharacterized protein LOC143666983 isoform X1: MDYLTMGIEKEVVTTVDSSLIQSTEEMEPTVGLLPVEFQELVTVKDEEIDFTHVEVESLNYAHRYMDVDMKVENCGNLVFWDSESVSGTKGALPKQEVYEEISSERELIMERLTEDDSWDTTLVGTWECKGTYERQEGNQKKDLRQVIIEDKKNFTEDCHEIGKSSNPSKQEVYPAKKPWMCNECGKSFSYYSAFIVHQRIHTGEKPYICNECGKAFSRSSSLIQHQRIHTGEKPYECNECGKAFSHRSALIQHQIIHTGEKPYECSECGKAFNQSTYFIQHHRIHTGEKPYKCKNCGKAFNDTSSLIKHRRVHTGEKPYRCKNCGKAFSDRSGLIQHHRTHTGEKTYECSECGKAFSFCSALIQHEGTHTGEKPYKCNECGKSFSDRSALVRHQRIHTGEKPYKCKECKKAFSQSSSLTKHLRTHTGEKPYKCNTCDKAFSQSSSLIQHQKTHTGEKPYKCKKCEKTFQIHSAFHQHKEIHDE; encoded by the exons ATGGATTATCTGACTATGGGTATTGAGAAGGAAG TCGTGACTACTGTGGATTCTTCTCTAATCCAGAGCACAGAAGAAATGGAACCTACTGTTGGGCTCCTTCCTGTTGAATTCCAG GAATTGGTCACAGTGAAGGACGAAGAAATTGACTTCACCCATGTGGAGGTGGAGTCACTGAATTATGCCCACAGATATATGGACGTGGATATGAAGGTGGAGAATTGTGGGAACCTAGTGTTTTGGG aTTCTGAATCTGTATCTGGAACCAAAGGGGCTCTTCCAAAGCAGGAAGTTTATGAAGAAATATCCTCTGAAAGGGAGCTGATAATGGAGAGGCTTACAGAAGATGATTCCTGGGATACCACGTTGGTAGGAACCTGGGAATGCAAAGGCACATACGAAAGGCAGGAAGGAAATCAGAAGAAAGATTTAAGACAAGTTATTATTGAAGACAAGAAAAACTTCACGGAGGATTGTCATGAAATTGGGAAAAGTTCAAACCCAAGTAAACAGGAAGTTTACCCAGCGAAAAAGCCTTGGATGTGCAATGAATGTGGAAAGTCCTTCAGTTATTACTCAGCCTTTATTGTGCaccagagaattcatactggagagaagccctatatatgtaatgaatgtggaaaggCCTTTAGCCGGAGCTCATCACTTATtcaacatcagagaattcacactggagagaaaccctatgagtgtaatgaatgtgggaaagctttcagtcaccGTTCCGCCCTTATTCAACATCAAATAATTCATACTGGTGAAAAGCCTTATGAGTGCAGTGAATGTGGAAAGGCATTCAATCAAAGCACATACTTTATTCAACATCACAGAatacacactggagagaaaccctacaaatgCAAGAattgtgggaaagctttcaatgATACTTCATCCCTTATTAAACATCGGAGggttcatactggagaaaaaccctatagaTGTAAAAActgtgggaaagcttttagtgACCGGTCAGGCCTTATTCAGCATCATAGAACTCATACAGGGGAAAAAACGTATGAATGCAGTGAgtgtggaaaagctttcagtttctgttcagCACTTATTCAACATGAAGGAACCCATACTGGGGAGAAACCTtacaaatgtaatgaatgtgggaagtCTTTCAGTGATCGCTCAGCTCTTGTAagacatcagagaattcatactggagagaaaccttacaaATGTAAAGAATGCAAGAAAGCCTTCAGCCAGAGCTCATCCCTTACAAAGCATCTGcgaactcatactggagagaaaccatataagTGCAATACCTGTGACAAAGCCTTCAGTCAGAGTTCATCTCTTATTCAACACCAGAAAACTCATACAGGAGAAAAAccctacaaatgtaaaaaatgtgAGAAAACTTTCCAGATTCATTCAGCATTTCATCAACATAAAGAAATTCATGATGAATAG